A region from the Geobacillus vulcani PSS1 genome encodes:
- a CDS encoding LutC/YkgG family protein: MTRGTIQNRDAFLQTIAGRLGRSPRLSGVSRPQWDYAPQWTVFAGYSQDDLLAALRQQCTLIHTDYIETTSAELAGVLKRQVSAYGGGPVIVPNDPRFAEYGLSPLLQEEWPAAQTDVHVWNPALGRQNIDAAEQANVGIAFSDITLAESGTVVLFSRNGQGRAIHFLPKTYIAIVPKSTVVPRMTQAAAIIHEQIEQGTLVPSCINFITGPSNSADIEMNLVVGVHGPMKAAYIIVTDR, from the coding sequence ATGACGCGTGGTACGATTCAAAACCGTGACGCATTTTTACAAACGATCGCCGGGCGTCTCGGAAGAAGCCCCCGCCTGTCCGGCGTCTCCCGGCCGCAATGGGATTATGCGCCGCAATGGACGGTGTTTGCCGGCTATAGCCAGGACGACTTGCTGGCGGCGCTTCGCCAACAGTGCACACTCATTCATACGGACTACATCGAGACAACAAGCGCCGAACTGGCGGGCGTGCTGAAGCGACAAGTGTCGGCCTACGGCGGCGGACCGGTCATCGTGCCAAACGATCCGCGCTTTGCCGAGTATGGCCTATCCCCCTTGCTTCAGGAGGAATGGCCGGCGGCACAAACGGACGTTCACGTGTGGAACCCGGCGCTCGGCCGCCAAAACATTGACGCCGCCGAACAGGCGAACGTCGGCATCGCCTTTAGCGACATCACCCTCGCCGAATCGGGAACGGTCGTGCTGTTTTCCCGCAACGGGCAAGGGCGGGCCATTCACTTTTTGCCGAAGACGTATATCGCCATCGTTCCGAAAAGCACCGTCGTGCCGCGCATGACGCAAGCGGCGGCGATCATTCACGAGCAAATCGAACAAGGCACCCTCGTTCCGTCATGCATCAACTTCATCACCGGCCCGAGCAACTCCGCCGACATTGAAATGAACTTGGTCGTCGGCGTCCACGGTCCAATGAAAGCGGCGTATATCATTGTCACTGACCGGTAA
- a CDS encoding D-2-hydroxyacid dehydrogenase — protein MNIQRILVTGRLYAELAALLPDKRPDKAFRFVAEEELQEADFAWADAYIGFRPAGPFSLAHLRWVHSLGAGVDAFLWKREWKPDVLLTRTIGSFGEQIAEYCLSYLLRDAQCHDVYAWYQEQRQWKPVAPKRLSEQRIVIYGTGEIGRRIAETLRLFGVSPVGVSRSGRDTPPFSAVYRHDEAGEALARADWVIAALPLTEETHHLFDETFFSCLHNAGFINVGRGATVEETALVGALENRNVRLAVLDVFEEEPLPPHSPLWGHPHVIITPHIAALTAAEDAARSILDTLSRIEAGKPLANAVDVSRQY, from the coding sequence ATGAACATCCAACGCATTCTCGTGACGGGAAGGCTTTATGCCGAGCTTGCCGCTCTTCTTCCGGACAAGCGGCCCGATAAAGCGTTTCGCTTTGTCGCTGAAGAAGAATTGCAGGAGGCGGATTTTGCTTGGGCGGACGCGTACATCGGCTTTCGGCCGGCCGGGCCGTTTTCGCTTGCCCATTTGCGCTGGGTGCATTCGCTCGGCGCGGGGGTCGACGCGTTTTTGTGGAAGCGGGAATGGAAGCCGGACGTGCTGCTGACGCGGACGATCGGGTCATTTGGCGAGCAGATCGCCGAATATTGCCTCAGCTACTTGCTGCGCGACGCCCAATGCCATGACGTGTATGCTTGGTATCAAGAACAGCGGCAGTGGAAGCCGGTCGCCCCGAAGCGGCTTAGCGAACAGCGGATTGTCATTTACGGGACGGGCGAGATCGGCCGGCGCATTGCCGAAACGCTTCGTCTGTTTGGGGTTTCGCCCGTCGGCGTCTCGCGAAGCGGCCGAGACACGCCGCCGTTTTCGGCTGTTTACCGCCATGACGAGGCGGGGGAAGCGCTTGCTCGCGCCGATTGGGTGATCGCCGCGCTTCCGCTGACAGAGGAAACGCATCATCTCTTTGATGAGACGTTTTTTTCCTGCCTGCACAATGCGGGCTTTATCAATGTCGGCCGCGGCGCCACGGTCGAGGAGACGGCGCTTGTCGGGGCGCTGGAAAACCGAAATGTGCGCCTCGCCGTGCTCGATGTGTTCGAAGAAGAACCGCTGCCGCCGCACTCGCCGCTATGGGGTCATCCCCATGTCATCATCACTCCGCATATCGCGGCGCTCACCGCGGCCGAGGACGCCGCCCGCTCTATATTGGACACGCTTAGCCGCATCGAAGCCGGGAAGCCGCTTGCCAATGCGGTTGATGTGAGCCGGCAATATTGA
- a CDS encoding TerC family protein, with protein sequence MTISAAALLALWKIIAIDIILSGDNAVVIAMATRRLPKDQQNKAIFWGTAGAVLLRVLFAIVIVFLLQIPFIHFAGGLLLVWIAYKVLVEREEEAGVQSADRLLKAIMTIIIADAVMSLDNVVAVAGAAEGHLGMLALGVAISIPIMIFGSKAIVRVMEQHRWIAYVGSGILAWTAGKMIVGDEGVLRLLHLSHGPFVYAVAAGVTIFVLAAGYIANKKAAREEGTLI encoded by the coding sequence TTGACGATTTCAGCCGCGGCGTTGTTGGCCTTATGGAAGATTATTGCGATTGATATCATTTTGTCGGGGGATAATGCGGTCGTCATTGCGATGGCGACGCGGCGGCTGCCGAAAGACCAGCAAAACAAGGCGATTTTTTGGGGGACGGCCGGGGCGGTGTTGCTACGCGTTTTGTTTGCGATTGTCATCGTCTTTTTGCTCCAAATCCCGTTTATTCACTTTGCGGGCGGTTTGTTGCTTGTATGGATCGCCTATAAAGTGCTCGTTGAGCGGGAAGAAGAGGCGGGTGTACAATCGGCGGATCGATTGTTGAAGGCGATTATGACGATTATCATCGCCGATGCGGTCATGAGCTTGGACAACGTTGTCGCTGTCGCTGGGGCGGCCGAAGGGCATCTTGGCATGCTGGCGCTCGGGGTAGCCATCAGCATCCCGATCATGATTTTCGGCTCCAAAGCGATCGTCCGGGTGATGGAACAACATCGATGGATCGCGTACGTTGGGTCGGGCATTTTGGCGTGGACGGCCGGGAAGATGATCGTTGGGGACGAAGGGGTGCTCCGCTTGCTTCATCTTTCGCACGGTCCGTTCGTCTATGCCGTCGCGGCCGGTGTGACGATTTTTGTTTTGGCTGCCGGCTACATCGCGAATAAAAAAGCAGCGCGTGAAGAGGGGACGTTGATTTGA
- the hutH gene encoding histidine ammonia-lyase, giving the protein MIVLTGHTLTIDEVRRVVYEREMVAAAEESMRAVEKGRAAVEQAISSGRTIYGVNTGFGKLADVRIEGSSLEQLQINLLRSHACAVGEPFAEEVVRALLLLRANALLKGYSGVRPAVIEQLLTFLNAGIHPIVPQQGSLGASGDLAPLAHLALALVGEGEVMYQGRRMPAAQALSQAGIPPLSLKEKEGLALINGTQAMTAVGILACLAAEQLAYDSERIAALTVEALYGVTDAFDARIHEARGFPEQAEVAERMRRYLAGSQLTTRQGERRVQDAYSIRCIPQVHGASLRALRYVKETLEIEMNAATDNPLIFANGDVLSGGNFHGQPVAIAMDLLKIAVAELANMSERRIERLVNPHLNEGLPPFLSPQPGLQSGAMIMQYVAASLVSENKTLAHPASVDSIPSSANQEDHVSMGTTAARHAYMIVQNARKVLAIELICALQAVEARGIERLAASTRQFYHEARRIVPSIVVDRVFSDDIEAVAAWLRERANHQLLPDETKA; this is encoded by the coding sequence ATGATCGTATTGACCGGACACACTTTGACGATCGATGAGGTAAGACGTGTTGTCTATGAGCGGGAGATGGTGGCGGCCGCTGAGGAAAGCATGAGGGCTGTCGAGAAAGGCCGCGCGGCAGTGGAACAAGCGATTTCCAGTGGACGGACGATCTATGGCGTGAATACGGGCTTTGGCAAACTCGCTGATGTGCGCATTGAAGGAAGCAGCCTTGAGCAGCTGCAAATCAATCTTCTCCGCTCACACGCCTGTGCTGTCGGCGAGCCGTTTGCCGAGGAAGTGGTGCGGGCGCTGCTTCTGTTGCGGGCGAATGCTTTGTTAAAAGGGTATTCCGGCGTGCGGCCGGCGGTCATTGAGCAGCTGCTTACGTTTTTGAACGCCGGCATTCATCCGATCGTGCCCCAGCAAGGTTCCCTCGGCGCGAGCGGCGATTTGGCGCCGCTGGCTCACTTGGCGCTGGCGCTTGTCGGCGAAGGGGAAGTGATGTATCAAGGCCGGCGGATGCCTGCCGCCCAAGCGCTTTCGCAAGCCGGAATCCCACCGCTCTCCCTGAAAGAGAAGGAAGGGTTGGCTCTCATTAACGGGACGCAGGCGATGACGGCCGTCGGAATTTTGGCTTGCTTAGCGGCGGAACAGCTCGCTTACGACAGCGAGCGGATCGCCGCATTGACGGTCGAGGCGCTTTATGGCGTGACCGATGCTTTTGACGCCCGCATCCACGAAGCCCGCGGATTTCCGGAACAGGCGGAGGTGGCGGAACGAATGCGCCGTTACCTCGCTGGAAGCCAGCTTACCACAAGGCAAGGGGAGCGGCGCGTGCAAGATGCGTACTCGATCCGCTGCATCCCGCAAGTGCACGGGGCATCGCTCAGAGCGCTCCGCTATGTGAAAGAAACGCTCGAAATCGAAATGAACGCCGCCACCGACAATCCGCTCATCTTTGCGAACGGGGATGTTCTTTCCGGCGGCAACTTTCACGGCCAGCCGGTGGCGATCGCCATGGATCTGTTGAAAATCGCGGTGGCGGAGCTGGCCAACATGAGCGAGCGCCGCATCGAGCGGCTCGTGAATCCGCATTTGAACGAAGGCTTGCCGCCGTTTTTAAGCCCGCAGCCCGGTTTGCAGTCGGGAGCGATGATTATGCAATACGTCGCGGCTTCGCTCGTATCGGAAAACAAGACGCTCGCTCATCCAGCCAGCGTCGATTCGATTCCGTCGTCGGCTAACCAAGAAGATCATGTCAGCATGGGGACGACCGCCGCCCGCCATGCGTACATGATCGTGCAAAACGCAAGAAAGGTGTTGGCGATTGAGCTCATTTGTGCGTTGCAGGCTGTCGAAGCGCGCGGCATCGAGCGACTGGCTGCGTCAACGAGGCAGTTTTACCACGAGGCGCGCCGCATCGTTCCTTCCATTGTGGTAGACCGCGTGTTTTCCGATGACATCGAAGCGGTGGCGGCGTGGCTGAGAGAAAGGGCAAACCATCAACTTCTCCCCGATGAAACGAAAGCTTAG
- the hutP gene encoding hut operon transcriptional regulator HutP — protein sequence MGKEKSARIGRLALLLAMLDEGEEAPVLNQLQALAWRYCQGRVGAMEPQKIVAAIETAAKRHGVVDGGLYREMHALYHAILEAVHGVTRGQVELGDLLRTAGLRFAVVRGMPYEQPSEGEWIAVALYGTIGAPVRGLEHEAAGLGINHI from the coding sequence ATGGGAAAAGAAAAATCGGCGCGCATCGGCCGGCTGGCATTGCTGCTGGCGATGCTTGACGAAGGAGAGGAAGCCCCGGTTCTCAACCAGCTCCAGGCGCTCGCCTGGCGCTATTGTCAAGGGCGGGTCGGGGCGATGGAGCCGCAAAAAATCGTCGCGGCGATTGAGACGGCGGCGAAACGGCATGGAGTGGTTGACGGCGGCTTGTACCGTGAGATGCACGCCTTATACCATGCGATTTTAGAGGCAGTGCATGGCGTAACGAGAGGGCAGGTAGAGCTGGGAGATTTGTTGAGAACCGCTGGCCTTCGTTTCGCCGTCGTGCGCGGTATGCCGTATGAACAACCGAGCGAAGGGGAATGGATCGCCGTCGCCTTGTACGGGACGATCGGCGCTCCGGTGCGCGGGCTCGAGCACGAGGCGGCCGGGCTCGGAATCAATCATATATAG
- a CDS encoding SPFH domain-containing protein — protein MREQKAWYLDGFIGIGGIAMLLIAGFLLLVQQLFLPALLFFVMTVLLATGITIVQPNQAKVLTFFGRYFGTIRDSGLFFTVPLTVRTKVSLRVRNFTSNKLKVNDIQGNPIEIAAVVVFRVIDSAKAVFDVDDYEQFVEIQSEAAIRHVATKYPYDTFEDDNEITLRGNADIISDVLAAELQERLRVAGVEVMEARLTHLAYSPEIASAMLQRQQAAAILAARKKIVEGAVSMAQMAIEQLDKENILELDDERKAAMVNNLMVAIVSERATQPVINTGSLY, from the coding sequence ATGAGGGAACAGAAAGCTTGGTATCTCGATGGATTCATCGGTATCGGCGGCATCGCTATGCTTCTCATCGCTGGGTTTCTCCTCCTCGTCCAGCAATTGTTTTTGCCCGCCCTTTTGTTTTTCGTCATGACTGTGTTGCTCGCGACCGGCATCACGATCGTCCAGCCTAATCAAGCAAAAGTGCTCACCTTTTTCGGCCGCTATTTCGGTACGATCCGCGACAGCGGGCTGTTTTTCACCGTGCCGCTCACGGTCCGGACGAAAGTATCGCTGCGCGTACGCAATTTTACCAGCAACAAACTGAAAGTGAACGATATCCAAGGCAATCCGATTGAAATTGCCGCCGTTGTCGTTTTCCGCGTCATTGATTCAGCCAAGGCTGTATTTGATGTTGATGATTATGAACAATTCGTCGAGATTCAAAGTGAAGCTGCGATCCGCCATGTCGCGACCAAATATCCATACGACACATTTGAAGACGACAACGAAATTACGTTGCGCGGCAACGCCGATATTATTTCCGATGTTCTCGCCGCTGAACTGCAGGAACGATTGCGCGTCGCCGGAGTCGAAGTGATGGAAGCGCGCCTCACCCATTTGGCCTACTCGCCGGAAATCGCGAGCGCCATGTTGCAACGCCAACAAGCCGCCGCCATTTTGGCAGCGCGGAAAAAGATCGTCGAAGGAGCGGTTTCCATGGCGCAAATGGCGATTGAACAACTTGACAAAGAAAACATTTTAGAGTTAGATGATGAACGAAAGGCCGCGATGGTGAACAACTTGATGGTCGCGATCGTCTCCGAGCGCGCCACCCAGCCGGTGATCAACACCGGCAGTCTATACTGA
- a CDS encoding XdhC family protein: MESYYAVLEAIAGAPGDGVVAIIIDVEGSAYQKEGTCMWIDANGETVGLLSGGCLEEAVAAHARDVLVSRQAAAVSFDLRTEDDLSWGQGAGCNGLVRVWLEPVTEDTKSVWLALKRCLEHGEHVLMARSLSNRNEPPFFQSETGERFGGYASPPRPEWLNALHGTPFFRGRNGVQETDDGAFYIQHFWPKPRLVIFGAGPDVPPLVSAAKAAGFSVTVSDWRPAFCHPSHVPDADALVIGFPHETVPRLHLNERDFVIIMTHQFERDRELVSLLADMPLAYLGVLGPQRRTDRLFPSGSAPPFVRSPVGLPIGARSPQEIAISITAELISVLRGRGTEAAL; the protein is encoded by the coding sequence ATGGAGAGCTACTATGCTGTGCTCGAAGCGATCGCCGGCGCACCAGGCGATGGCGTGGTAGCCATCATCATTGACGTTGAAGGCTCGGCCTATCAAAAAGAAGGGACGTGCATGTGGATTGACGCAAATGGGGAAACGGTCGGGCTGCTGAGCGGCGGATGCCTTGAAGAAGCGGTGGCGGCCCACGCCCGTGACGTATTGGTGAGCCGCCAGGCAGCCGCTGTTTCGTTTGATTTGCGGACCGAGGACGATTTGTCTTGGGGGCAGGGCGCTGGCTGCAACGGACTCGTCCGTGTTTGGCTTGAGCCGGTGACGGAGGACACAAAATCGGTCTGGCTGGCGCTCAAACGCTGCCTTGAACACGGCGAGCATGTTCTGATGGCCCGCAGCCTCTCCAACCGAAACGAACCGCCGTTTTTTCAAAGCGAAACCGGAGAGCGCTTCGGCGGCTATGCTTCGCCGCCGAGGCCGGAATGGCTCAACGCGCTGCATGGCACCCCGTTTTTCCGCGGCCGAAATGGGGTGCAGGAAACGGATGACGGCGCGTTTTACATCCAACATTTTTGGCCGAAGCCGCGCCTCGTTATTTTCGGCGCCGGGCCGGACGTCCCGCCGCTCGTCTCGGCAGCCAAAGCGGCGGGATTTTCCGTTACCGTAAGCGATTGGCGGCCGGCGTTTTGTCACCCGTCTCATGTGCCGGACGCCGACGCCTTAGTCATTGGCTTTCCGCATGAAACCGTTCCGCGGCTTCACCTGAATGAACGCGACTTTGTCATCATCATGACCCATCAGTTTGAACGCGACCGCGAACTCGTTTCCTTGTTAGCCGACATGCCACTCGCTTATCTCGGTGTGCTCGGTCCGCAGCGGCGCACGGACCGCCTCTTTCCCTCCGGCTCGGCTCCGCCGTTTGTCCGTTCACCGGTTGGACTGCCAATCGGCGCGCGCAGCCCGCAGGAAATCGCCATTAGCATTACGGCCGAGCTGATCAGCGTGTTGCGCGGGCGGGGAACGGAGGCCGCCCTATGA
- the pucB gene encoding xanthine dehydrogenase accessory protein PucB, whose protein sequence is MSGVAIAAIYLAAGQSRRMGTDKRALPWGDETLGAAGLKAALRSRLAPVIVVVPPDDALAWLPAELRDHENCRFARCADHCRGQAHSLACGLQVAIAEGADAAAVLLADQPFVTSETIEVLADLYRRHRPDYVAFTRFGTPMPPVIFGKRMFPSLLTLKGDAGGRALFGHSCWRGLLYEGDEIAGIDIDTKDDYEHAVTHQKEKEGRHRGRR, encoded by the coding sequence ATGAGCGGAGTTGCGATCGCTGCCATTTATTTAGCGGCTGGGCAGAGCCGGCGGATGGGAACCGATAAGCGCGCCCTGCCGTGGGGAGATGAGACGCTCGGCGCCGCCGGCCTTAAAGCGGCGCTTCGTTCCCGCCTTGCGCCTGTCATCGTCGTCGTTCCTCCGGACGATGCGCTCGCGTGGCTTCCGGCCGAGCTTCGGGATCATGAAAACTGCCGCTTCGCCCGCTGCGCTGACCATTGCCGCGGGCAGGCGCATTCGCTTGCCTGCGGCCTGCAAGTGGCGATCGCAGAAGGGGCGGACGCCGCTGCTGTGTTGCTCGCCGATCAGCCGTTTGTCACGTCTGAAACGATCGAGGTGCTTGCCGACCTTTATCGCCGACACCGTCCTGATTACGTCGCCTTCACCCGCTTCGGCACGCCGATGCCGCCGGTTATTTTTGGAAAACGAATGTTCCCTTCCCTGCTCACTCTAAAGGGCGATGCCGGCGGGCGCGCGCTGTTTGGTCATTCCTGCTGGCGCGGCCTCTTGTATGAAGGCGACGAAATAGCAGGCATCGATATCGACACGAAAGACGATTACGAGCACGCTGTCACTCATCAAAAAGAAAAGGAGGGACGCCACCGTGGCCGTCGGTAA